The proteins below are encoded in one region of Sebaldella sp. S0638:
- a CDS encoding GntR family transcriptional regulator, producing the protein MKTKAYDYLKEMIINNRIPTSENLNERTIAKELNISTTPVKEALLRLELENHIQIFPRRGIYIKEVNLKLIKDVFQARMKLEPVLIELTVQSMEKKLLLKNLLNLKKDFTDISKVKNLDVDIFDKVYESFRYFFTNNCNNLYLTKQMNVVYDHLHRIRRSLYKEDHRRLEGIGESIEIIDSVINESPMETTRNLSVKHIENAQSDFFANLDNLKI; encoded by the coding sequence ATGAAGACAAAGGCTTATGATTACCTGAAAGAGATGATTATAAACAACAGAATACCAACAAGCGAGAATCTTAACGAAAGAACTATCGCAAAAGAATTGAATATCAGCACTACACCTGTAAAAGAAGCCCTGCTCCGTCTGGAACTGGAGAATCACATACAGATTTTCCCCAGAAGGGGTATTTATATAAAAGAGGTAAACCTGAAACTTATCAAAGATGTCTTTCAGGCCCGTATGAAACTCGAACCTGTCTTGATTGAACTAACAGTACAATCCATGGAGAAAAAACTTCTTTTGAAAAATCTGTTGAATTTGAAAAAGGATTTTACTGATATTTCAAAGGTAAAAAATCTTGATGTTGATATTTTTGATAAAGTTTATGAATCTTTCAGATACTTTTTCACCAATAACTGTAATAATCTCTATCTTACAAAGCAAATGAACGTAGTATATGACCATCTTCACAGAATAAGAAGATCCCTTTATAAGGAAGACCACAGAAGGCTTGAAGGGATAGGAGAAAGCATCGAAATAATAGATTCTGTAATAAACGAATCGCCAATGGAAACTACAAGAAATCTTTCCGTGAAACACATTGAAAATGCACAGAGTGATTTCTTTGCCAATCTCGATAACCTGAAAATTTAA